Part of the Pseudodesulfovibrio mercurii genome is shown below.
ACACCCTGCATCCCGAAAACGGGACCAACACACCGGAAAACGGCCCCGCGCCGATCACCTTCGACAACCTGCCCGAAAAACTGCGGCAGGCCTGCGACCGCGCAGGATGGGACAGGCTCATGCCCGTCCAGGAACGCGCCATCCCCTTCCTCCTCGACAACCAGGACGTCATGGTCCAGGCCCGCACCGGGTCCGGCAAGACCGGCGCCTTCGTCCTGCCGCTCATGGAAAAACTCGACCCGTCCCGGCACACCTGCCAGGCCCTGGTCATGGTCCCCACCCGCGAGCTGGCCAAGCAGGTCGCCCAGGAGGCGCGCACCCTGGCCGGCGACAACCTCCGGGTCGTGGCCGTGTACGGCGGCGTGGGCTACAAGGAACAGCTCGACGCCTTCCGCGAGGGCGCGAACCTGGTGGTCGGCACCCCCGGCCGCATCCTGGACCATCTCATGCGCCGCAACCTGACGCTGGACGACCTGCGCGTGGTCATCTTCGACGAGGCGGACCGCATGCTCTCCGTGGGCTTCTATCCGGACATGGTCGAGGTCAAGCGCTACCTGCCGCGCAACATCGACGGCGCGTACATGTTCTCGGCCACCTTCCCGCCCAGCGTGCTGCGCCTGGCCGAGGAGTTCATGGTCAAGCCGGAATTTTTGAGCCTCTCCTCGGACGAGGAAAACGTCTCGGCCATCGCCCACCAGTTCGTGGAGGTTCCGGCCATGGGCAAGGAGCGCAAGCTCATCAAGCTCATCGAGCTGGAGAACCCCACCTCGGCCCTGATCTTCTGCAACACCAAGCGCAACGTGGAATTCACCGCCGCCCTGCTCTCCCAGTTCGGGTTCGACGCCGAGGGGCTGACCTCGGACCTGACCCAGAACAAGCGCGAGGCGCTCATGGCCCGCATCAAGGAGGGCAAGCTGCGCTTCCTGGTGGCCACGGACGTGGCCGCGCGCGGCATCGACATCCCGGAGCTGTCCCACGTGTTCATGATGGAGCCGCCCGAGGACCCGGAGTCCTACGTGCACCGCGCCGGCCGCACCGGCCGGGCCGGAGCCACGGGCACGGCCATCACCCTGGTGGACGTCATCCAGCGCATCGAGCTGGAGCGCATCGCGGCCCGGTTCAAGATCCAATTCGAGGAGATCAAGGACCCGACCGACGAGGACGTCACGGCCATCATCGGCGAACGGCTGACCGCCATGCTCGAAAAGAAGTTCCGCAAGCTGACCAATCTCCAGAAGGAACGGGTCTCCCGCTTCCTGCCCGTGGCCAAGACCTACGCCGAGCACGAGGACTCCCTGGCCCTGCTGGCCATGCTCCTGGACGAGCTGTACCAGCCCACCCTGCACGGCAAGCCCGCCGCGCCCGACACCGCCTCCGAAGCGCAACGCGAACCGCAGCGCGAACGGCCCGCACGCAAGCGCGGCGGCCGCAACCGAAGGTCCGACGAGCCCTCCGGGGAACGGCGCCAGGCCAGGCCCGCGCCGGCCGAGACGGCCGACGAGCCCAGCCAGGCCAAGCCCCGGCCCAGCGAGGGACGGCAACCTCGTGAAGACAGGCAGCCTCGTGAAGACAGGCAGCCTCGTGAAGACAGGCAGCCCCGCGAGGAGCGCGAACCCGAAGCCCGGCCCGGCGAGGCCGAGCAGCCGAGCCCTGCGGCCAGGGAGCAGTCACGCCCGCCCCGGTCCCGGAGCAGGCGTCCGGCCCGATCCGAAGAGGAGCGTCCCGCACGTTCCGAGGAGGAGCGTCCCGCACGTTCCGAGGAGGACCGCCCCGCACGTTTCGAGGAGGACCGCCCCGCACGCTCCGAGGAGGACCGCCCCGCACGGGCCGCGCGCGCGACCGCGCCGTCCGACGACGAGGGCGACGAAGGCAAGGCCAAGATCAAGCGGCGCAGGCGCAGGCGTCGGCGCAAGCCCTCGGGCAGCTAGGCCGGTGGGCCGAACCCTGGTCCTCGGCCTGGCCGCGGGCTACCACTACGGCGACGTTCGCCCGTTTCTCGCCTCCCTGGACAGGGCGGCGTATGCGGGCGATCTCGTTTTATTCGTCTCGGAAACCACCCGCGACCTCGAGCGGTTGCGCGCCCACGGGGCGGAGCTCCTGCCCATGGTCCGGCGGCCGGGCCTTGAGGACGTGCCGTGCAACGCCCTGCGCTACTTCCTGTACCTGGATTTCCTGAAGGGGGCCGACGTCCGCTGGGAGCGCATCCTGATCAGCGACGTGCGCGATGTGGTCTTCCAGCGCGATCCCTTCACCTTCGCCTGGCCGGACGGCCTGTGCTGCACCCTGGAGGACCCCTCGGCCACCGTGGGGTCCTGCCCGTTCAACGGCCGCTGGGTGCGTGAACACCTGGGCGCGGAGGCCCTGAACCGCATCGCGGACCGGCCCGTGTCCTGCTCCGGGACCACCGTGGCCGACCACGCCGCCATGGTCGCCTACCTGGAGCGGATGACCGGACGGCTCCTGCCCCCGTCCACGGGCGAGTGCATGGCCGGGTACGACCAGGGCGTGCACAACTACCTGATCCACACCGGGGCGTTGGGCGACCCGACCCTGTTCGACAACACGGGCCCGATCCTGACCCTGGCCCAGACCCGCGGCGAACCCGAGGTCAACGGGCGCGGCGAAGTCCTGAACCGGGCCGGACGCGTGGCCCACCTGATCCACCAATACGACCGCAAGCCGTCGCTCTTCAGGATGATCCGGGAACGGTTCGCCTGATCCGGCGGCCGTCTACTCGTCGAAGACGTCCTCGCCCGCGTTGGCCCTGATCTCGCGCATGGTCTCGAGGTTGTCGAGGAAGAGATCCGCAAGGTGGGCGTCGAAGTGGCGCCCCCGCTCCTCGCGGATATAGTCGCACGCCCTGTCGTCGGGCCAGGCCTCCTTGTAGGGCCGCCTGGAGGTCAGGGCGTCGAACACGTCGGCCAGGGCCACGATGCGCCCCTCAAGCGGGATGGCCTCCCCGGCCAACCCCAGGGGATAGCCCGAGCCGTCCCACCGCTCGTGGTGGGTCAGGGCGATGCGCCGGGCCATGACCATGAGCCGGTTGTCGTGCTCGCCGATGATCTTGGCCCCGATGGTGGTGTGGGTCTTCATGATCTCCCACTCGTCCGGGTCGAGCCTGGCGGGCTTGGTCAGGATATGGTCCGGAATGCCGATCTTGCCCACGTCGTGCATGGGGGCCGCGCTGTGGATGAGGTCGGCGGCGCCCTCGTCCAGCCCGGCGGCCAGGGCCAGGGCCCGGCAGCAGCCGCTCATGCGCACGATGTGCAGGCCGGTCTCGTTGTCCTTGTACTCGGCGGCCACGCTGAGCCTGCGGATGATCTGCATGCGGGTGCGGTAGAGGTCGCGCGAGCGCTCGGTGACCTGACGCTCCAGGGCCAGGTTCTGGTTGTGCAGGGCCAGGTGGGTGCGCACGCGGGCCAGAACCACGGCCGGGCTGATGGGCTTGGCGATGTAGTCCACGCCGCCCGCCTCGAACCCCCTGGTCTGGTCCTCCTCCTGGTCGCGGGCCGTGACGAAGATCACCGGAATGTTCCGGGAACGCAGGTCCGCCTTGATCTCCCGGCAGACCGTGTAACCGTCCATGTGGGGCAGCATCACGTCCAGGAGCACGATATCCGGCGGGGTCGCCGAATGCACTATTTCCAGGGCCTCCCGGCCGTTGAGCGCGGCCAGGACGCGATATTCGTCCTTCAAGGTCTCCACGAGCAGATCGAGGTTGGTCGGGATATCGTCCACGACCAGTACGGTCTGCTTTTCCCTGTCTCCCATGCGGGCTCCCTGTCTCTTCTCCGACTCTGTCTGTCTGAAATCTTCCTCACCGGAGGAACCGCAGGCAATTATAATCGTTTTATTGTTCCCGGACCGTTTCCCGGCCCCTGCGTGGCGGACAAGTCCCGGGGGAATCAACGGGATGTGCGAATGAACCGAAAAAAAATCGATTATAATACAACGCGCACACTCTTTATGGATATATATACTCAAACCGATGAACCGGGACGAAAGCGCCACTTGAGAAGTCCATGAAGCATTACTCCGACATTTCTCTGGCTGTCCGCAGCTTTCTGGGGACCGTCCTGTTCCTGACCG
Proteins encoded:
- a CDS encoding DEAD/DEAH box helicase, whose product is MENDTLHPENGTNTPENGPAPITFDNLPEKLRQACDRAGWDRLMPVQERAIPFLLDNQDVMVQARTGSGKTGAFVLPLMEKLDPSRHTCQALVMVPTRELAKQVAQEARTLAGDNLRVVAVYGGVGYKEQLDAFREGANLVVGTPGRILDHLMRRNLTLDDLRVVIFDEADRMLSVGFYPDMVEVKRYLPRNIDGAYMFSATFPPSVLRLAEEFMVKPEFLSLSSDEENVSAIAHQFVEVPAMGKERKLIKLIELENPTSALIFCNTKRNVEFTAALLSQFGFDAEGLTSDLTQNKREALMARIKEGKLRFLVATDVAARGIDIPELSHVFMMEPPEDPESYVHRAGRTGRAGATGTAITLVDVIQRIELERIAARFKIQFEEIKDPTDEDVTAIIGERLTAMLEKKFRKLTNLQKERVSRFLPVAKTYAEHEDSLALLAMLLDELYQPTLHGKPAAPDTASEAQREPQRERPARKRGGRNRRSDEPSGERRQARPAPAETADEPSQAKPRPSEGRQPREDRQPREDRQPREDRQPREEREPEARPGEAEQPSPAAREQSRPPRSRSRRPARSEEERPARSEEERPARSEEDRPARFEEDRPARSEEDRPARAARATAPSDDEGDEGKAKIKRRRRRRRRKPSGS
- a CDS encoding HD-GYP domain-containing protein, translating into MGDREKQTVLVVDDIPTNLDLLVETLKDEYRVLAALNGREALEIVHSATPPDIVLLDVMLPHMDGYTVCREIKADLRSRNIPVIFVTARDQEEDQTRGFEAGGVDYIAKPISPAVVLARVRTHLALHNQNLALERQVTERSRDLYRTRMQIIRRLSVAAEYKDNETGLHIVRMSGCCRALALAAGLDEGAADLIHSAAPMHDVGKIGIPDHILTKPARLDPDEWEIMKTHTTIGAKIIGEHDNRLMVMARRIALTHHERWDGSGYPLGLAGEAIPLEGRIVALADVFDALTSRRPYKEAWPDDRACDYIREERGRHFDAHLADLFLDNLETMREIRANAGEDVFDE